A single Natrinema pellirubrum DSM 15624 DNA region contains:
- a CDS encoding helix-turn-helix domain-containing protein, translating to MTGFRATVVVNEPADCPVATVSAEANEQIDSIARSSQATADGTVVEEFGVAADASIDESGDAGVELTPVQSNEREAIYRFERDAAADCVCEVVERTGTPVSSVRAQDGSLLLSFRTLELAEIADIVDHLRELFDGVLVEELTQDHEEVSADPVVVDREILTDRQQEIVETAHEMGYFDYPKGANATDVAEELGVARSTFTEHLAAAQTKLMDAILEEET from the coding sequence ATGACGGGCTTTCGTGCAACGGTCGTCGTCAACGAACCGGCGGACTGTCCGGTCGCTACTGTTTCAGCGGAGGCCAACGAGCAGATCGATTCGATCGCTCGCTCCTCACAGGCGACCGCCGACGGGACCGTCGTCGAGGAGTTCGGCGTCGCCGCCGACGCCTCGATCGACGAAAGCGGGGACGCCGGCGTCGAGCTGACGCCGGTCCAATCGAACGAACGGGAGGCCATCTACCGGTTCGAGCGCGACGCCGCCGCCGACTGCGTCTGCGAGGTCGTCGAACGGACCGGCACCCCCGTTTCCTCGGTCCGGGCGCAGGACGGCTCCCTGCTGTTGTCCTTTCGGACCCTCGAGCTGGCCGAGATCGCCGACATCGTCGATCACCTGCGAGAGCTGTTCGACGGCGTCCTCGTCGAGGAACTGACACAGGACCACGAGGAGGTCTCGGCGGATCCGGTCGTCGTCGACCGCGAGATACTCACGGACAGACAACAGGAGATCGTCGAGACGGCCCACGAGATGGGCTATTTCGACTACCCGAAGGGTGCGAACGCGACCGACGTCGCCGAGGAGTTGGGCGTCGCCCGGTCGACCTTCACCGAACATCTGGCGGCGGCCCAGACGAAGCTGATGGACGCGATCCTCGAGGAAGAAACGTAG
- a CDS encoding universal stress protein, with translation MYHVLVPVDTDEQRATAQLETLRSLPADPDDLSVTVLHVLEEIDTIADGGGTTFIDDLNESLPEIRDVPDTVTLIEERLADDGIDVERMEMVGDPADGIGQVAAEIDADAILLGVRKRSPVGKAIFGSVSQRVIIDADRPVIIAE, from the coding sequence ATGTACCACGTTCTCGTCCCGGTCGACACCGACGAACAGCGCGCAACCGCACAGCTCGAGACGCTACGCTCGCTCCCGGCCGATCCCGACGACCTGTCGGTGACGGTCCTGCACGTCCTCGAGGAGATCGACACGATCGCCGACGGAGGTGGAACGACGTTCATCGACGATCTCAACGAGTCGCTGCCCGAGATCCGTGACGTTCCCGACACCGTCACGCTGATCGAAGAACGGCTCGCGGACGACGGCATCGACGTCGAGCGGATGGAAATGGTCGGCGACCCGGCCGACGGTATCGGACAGGTCGCGGCGGAGATCGACGCCGATGCGATCCTGCTGGGCGTTCGGAAACGGTCGCCGGTCGGCAAAGCGATCTTCGGCAGCGTCAGTCAGCGGGTCATCATCGACGCCGACCGACCGGTCATCATCGCCGAATAA
- a CDS encoding VOC family protein codes for MDVIHTALWVSDLERTRKFYVDALGLEENWSFVTDDGVENVYIGGENAEFQFKYDPEGGPEIDSGTMAHVAVGVDSVDEVFDRLVERVDPPVHEEPMTMDDIGVRVAFLEDPDGYVVELVEELDS; via the coding sequence ATGGACGTCATTCACACGGCGCTGTGGGTCTCGGATCTCGAACGCACCCGGAAGTTCTACGTCGACGCCCTCGGACTCGAGGAGAACTGGTCGTTCGTGACCGACGACGGGGTCGAGAACGTCTACATCGGCGGCGAGAACGCGGAGTTCCAGTTCAAGTACGATCCCGAGGGCGGCCCCGAGATCGATTCCGGGACGATGGCCCACGTCGCGGTCGGCGTCGACAGCGTCGACGAGGTCTTTGATCGACTCGTCGAACGGGTCGATCCGCCGGTCCACGAGGAGCCGATGACGATGGACGACATCGGCGTCCGCGTTGCCTTCCTCGAGGACCCGGACGGTTACGTGGTCGAACTGGTCGAAGAACTCGATTCCTAG